The following proteins are encoded in a genomic region of Catellatospora sp. TT07R-123:
- a CDS encoding non-ribosomal peptide synthetase/MFS transporter, with amino-acid sequence MTDVASDREARLRALLASRQAAATARVPQRRDPAEPVRLSAAQHAMWLLWQLDPDSPAYHVPVALRMTGHLDEPALRAALADVAARHDVLRTVVGPDGTVTLRSADAVPLTTGTVARSELDRLAADGDWAPFALDTAPPMRAALWSADDGGEHLLLCTFHHLAMDAWSIRLLLDELATAYTARRRGIPGPAAPALQYADLPPAPADRVAADVEWWRGQLAGLSAALDLPTDTPRTPGTGYAACHVPVHIGPERADRLRAFARRHGCTPFMLLLASLQVLLARLSGSADITVGVPEAGRRQAGSEHVLGSFINTLAVRADVAPDLSAAGLVAAARTAALAAYAHADAPFAQVVEAAGAPRSPGLTPLFQVLLNVYDAAPPPRGFDGLAVRVSEPLPPTAKFDLSWNIADHGPDGLHGLLVTRRDLYGPDTAARLATWHLAILDAILADPDTAVHALPLAPVTGPLLAGPVTERDQRPMHVLFEQAADRDPGAVAVVGPDGSRTYAELDRHANRLAHRLLRAGVGTGDTVGVLCERGTGLAAALLGVLKAGGAYVPLDPAYPADRITAMLGAAGARVVLADGDLTALADRAGAAQVLAVDGPADAPDHRPDVPVGAGDLVYVIFTSGSTGQPKGVAVEHGQLVGYLFGALARMGPGLGSYALVSTIAADLGLTNVFGALATGATLHLIDREVATDPAALGGYLAEHPVDVLKCVPSHLEMLAAHGDLAALLPRRLLLVAGEPCPWDLVHRVRALRPDLAVQNSYGPTETTVAVFMCDVDEVPEQRRRGVVPLGRPLPGVVCHVTGPHGGPVPAGVPGELWIGGPSVARGYAGRDDLTAERFVPDPFDPAGRCYRTGDRVQLMPDGEVRFLGRLDDQVKVRGFRVELGEVAAALRAAPGVAEAAVLPVGEAHQRRLVAWIAPETADPAAVRAALRARLPEYMLPSALVTLPALPLTANGKVDRAALPVPDARTGAGDGGPPQTPYEQRVAQVWQTILGVAQVGRDDDFFALGGDSFQAVRAVRDIDPGLRVIDLFTASTVRDLGALLRSRAEGGGAPAGLLHRLGGPAPGTAALTVVCVPYGGGSAAAYRPLAEALGPAVTTLAVELPGHDPARPDEPLLDLGPLVDRLADEVAATVSGPLLVYGHCVGTATATALAQRLEQRGITLVGLVVGGAFPAARLPGRLSALVNRILPTDRMVSDRSYRDWLRLIGGMEDLDEAETDQMMRSLRHDARQAEAWFTAELGRPGLPELAAPVLCVVGERDRSTELYQERHLEWAAFGPRVELATIPRAGHYFVKHQAQRLAEIIGERVAAWQAGRAPRPRTADGAVHGARLRHDLRAFYIVAFGQTVSLVGSAIGSFALGVWAYQRSGRTFDYALVTMLALLPTIALLPVGGALADRLDRRRIMLACDGLSACVMLLLAVLLWRDQLSLAVVALAAGLGSTITAFHRPAWLAAVAQLVPKPYLTQANALAQLGTGVGMLLAPLAGGALIVAVGLPAVIGIDVVSFAVGLLTLLAVRFPDRLFRRRDETFPQALLGGWRFLVRRRPLMIMIGYFVLVNYLFTVALVVSTPMVLAWGDAGTLGLVTAFSGGGAALGSLVMLAWGGTRRRATGMVGFVIGMGLGVALTGLRPSVVLICAGAVLWWGCLSILNAHWMAMIQLKVGLELQGRVLAANQMMAVAMTPLAFVTAPLIADRVFAPLLAPGGALAGSVGTVLGVGPGRGMGLLLVAAGLALMVLGAAGLRYRPLARMEDALPNAVTGAEIPDDLDGVQQEADRALAGQRGVA; translated from the coding sequence GTGACCGACGTCGCCAGCGACCGCGAAGCCCGCCTGCGGGCCCTGCTGGCCAGCCGCCAGGCCGCGGCCACCGCCCGCGTCCCGCAGCGCCGCGACCCCGCCGAACCGGTCCGGCTCTCGGCAGCCCAGCACGCCATGTGGCTGCTGTGGCAGCTCGACCCGGACAGCCCCGCCTACCACGTGCCCGTGGCGCTGCGAATGACCGGGCACCTGGACGAACCCGCGCTGCGCGCGGCCCTGGCCGACGTCGCCGCCCGCCACGACGTCCTGCGCACGGTCGTCGGCCCGGACGGCACCGTGACCCTGCGGTCCGCCGACGCGGTGCCCCTGACGACCGGCACCGTCGCCCGCTCCGAGCTGGACCGGCTCGCCGCCGACGGCGACTGGGCCCCGTTCGCCCTGGACACCGCGCCGCCGATGCGGGCGGCGCTGTGGTCGGCCGACGACGGCGGCGAGCACCTGCTGCTGTGCACGTTCCACCACCTCGCCATGGACGCGTGGTCGATCCGGCTGCTCCTCGACGAGCTGGCCACCGCGTACACCGCCCGCCGCCGCGGCATCCCGGGCCCGGCCGCGCCCGCCCTCCAGTACGCCGACCTGCCCCCGGCTCCCGCCGACCGGGTCGCCGCCGACGTCGAATGGTGGCGCGGGCAGCTGGCCGGGCTGTCCGCGGCGCTGGACCTGCCGACCGACACGCCCCGCACGCCGGGCACCGGGTATGCCGCCTGCCACGTCCCGGTGCACATCGGACCCGAGCGGGCCGACCGGCTCCGCGCCTTCGCCCGCCGCCACGGCTGCACCCCGTTCATGCTGCTGCTGGCCTCGCTCCAGGTGCTGCTCGCCCGGCTGTCGGGCAGCGCCGACATCACGGTGGGGGTGCCCGAGGCCGGGCGCCGCCAGGCCGGCAGCGAGCACGTGCTCGGCTCGTTCATCAACACGCTGGCCGTGCGCGCCGACGTCGCGCCCGACCTGTCCGCCGCCGGACTCGTCGCGGCGGCCCGCACCGCGGCCCTGGCCGCCTACGCCCACGCCGACGCCCCGTTCGCGCAGGTCGTGGAGGCGGCCGGCGCGCCGCGCAGCCCCGGGCTGACCCCGCTGTTCCAGGTGCTGCTCAACGTGTACGACGCGGCCCCGCCCCCGCGCGGCTTCGACGGCCTGGCGGTGCGGGTCAGCGAACCCCTGCCGCCGACGGCCAAGTTCGACCTCAGCTGGAACATCGCCGACCACGGCCCCGACGGCCTGCACGGCCTGCTGGTGACCCGCCGCGACCTGTACGGCCCCGACACCGCCGCCCGCCTGGCCACGTGGCACCTGGCGATCCTCGACGCGATCCTGGCCGACCCGGACACCGCCGTGCACGCGCTGCCGCTGGCGCCCGTCACCGGGCCGCTGCTGGCCGGGCCGGTCACCGAGCGCGACCAGCGCCCCATGCACGTGCTGTTCGAGCAGGCCGCCGACCGCGACCCCGGTGCGGTGGCCGTCGTCGGCCCCGACGGCAGCCGCACCTACGCCGAACTGGACCGCCACGCCAACCGGCTGGCACACCGGCTGCTGCGGGCCGGGGTCGGCACCGGCGACACCGTCGGGGTCCTGTGCGAACGCGGCACCGGGCTGGCCGCCGCGCTGCTGGGCGTGCTCAAGGCCGGTGGGGCGTACGTGCCGCTGGACCCGGCGTATCCCGCCGACCGGATCACCGCGATGCTCGGCGCGGCCGGCGCCCGGGTGGTGCTGGCCGACGGCGACCTGACCGCCCTGGCCGACCGGGCGGGCGCGGCCCAGGTGCTGGCCGTCGACGGCCCGGCCGACGCCCCCGACCACCGGCCGGACGTCCCCGTCGGCGCGGGCGACCTGGTGTACGTCATCTTCACGTCCGGTTCGACCGGTCAGCCCAAGGGCGTCGCCGTCGAGCACGGGCAGCTGGTCGGCTACCTGTTCGGGGCGCTGGCCCGGATGGGGCCGGGGCTGGGGTCGTACGCGCTGGTGTCGACCATCGCCGCGGACCTCGGCCTGACCAACGTGTTCGGGGCGCTGGCCACCGGCGCCACGCTGCACCTGATCGACCGCGAGGTCGCCACCGACCCGGCGGCGCTGGGCGGCTACCTGGCCGAGCATCCCGTCGACGTGCTCAAGTGTGTGCCGAGCCATCTGGAGATGCTGGCCGCGCACGGCGACCTGGCCGCGCTGCTGCCCCGGCGGCTGCTGCTGGTCGCGGGCGAGCCCTGCCCCTGGGACCTGGTCCACCGCGTCCGTGCCCTCCGCCCCGACCTGGCCGTGCAGAACTCGTACGGCCCCACCGAGACCACGGTCGCGGTGTTCATGTGCGACGTCGACGAGGTCCCGGAGCAGCGCCGACGCGGCGTGGTCCCGCTGGGCCGCCCGCTGCCCGGCGTCGTCTGCCACGTCACCGGACCGCACGGCGGCCCCGTGCCCGCCGGGGTGCCCGGCGAGCTGTGGATCGGCGGCCCCAGCGTGGCCCGCGGCTACGCCGGGCGCGACGACCTGACCGCCGAACGGTTCGTGCCCGACCCGTTCGACCCCGCCGGGCGCTGCTACCGCACCGGCGACCGGGTGCAGCTCATGCCCGACGGCGAGGTCCGGTTCCTCGGCCGGCTCGACGACCAGGTCAAGGTGCGCGGCTTCCGGGTCGAGCTGGGCGAGGTCGCCGCCGCGCTGCGGGCCGCGCCCGGGGTGGCCGAGGCCGCGGTGCTGCCCGTCGGCGAGGCCCACCAGCGGCGCCTGGTCGCCTGGATCGCCCCCGAGACCGCCGACCCCGCCGCCGTACGCGCGGCGCTGCGGGCCCGGCTGCCCGAGTACATGCTGCCCTCGGCCCTGGTGACCCTGCCCGCGCTGCCGCTGACGGCCAACGGCAAGGTCGACCGGGCCGCGCTGCCGGTGCCCGACGCCCGCACCGGGGCCGGGGACGGCGGCCCGCCGCAGACCCCGTACGAGCAGCGCGTCGCGCAGGTGTGGCAGACGATCCTCGGGGTGGCGCAGGTCGGGCGCGACGACGACTTCTTCGCCCTGGGCGGCGACTCGTTCCAGGCGGTGCGGGCCGTGCGCGACATCGACCCCGGGCTGCGGGTCATCGACCTGTTCACCGCCTCGACCGTGCGCGACCTGGGTGCGCTGTTGCGATCGCGGGCCGAGGGCGGCGGCGCCCCGGCCGGGCTGCTGCACCGCCTCGGCGGTCCGGCGCCGGGCACCGCCGCGCTGACCGTCGTGTGCGTGCCCTACGGCGGCGGCTCGGCCGCGGCGTACCGGCCGCTGGCCGAGGCGCTCGGCCCGGCGGTGACGACACTGGCCGTCGAACTGCCCGGCCACGACCCGGCCCGCCCCGACGAGCCGCTGCTCGACCTCGGCCCGCTCGTCGACCGACTGGCCGACGAGGTCGCCGCCACCGTGTCCGGGCCGCTGCTGGTGTACGGCCACTGCGTCGGCACCGCGACCGCCACCGCCCTGGCCCAGCGGCTGGAGCAGCGCGGGATCACCCTGGTCGGGCTCGTCGTCGGCGGGGCGTTCCCGGCCGCGCGCCTGCCCGGCCGCCTGTCGGCGCTGGTCAACCGGATCCTGCCAACCGACCGGATGGTCTCGGACCGCTCCTACCGCGACTGGCTGCGGCTCATCGGCGGCATGGAGGACCTGGACGAGGCCGAGACCGACCAGATGATGCGCAGCCTGCGCCACGACGCCCGCCAGGCCGAGGCGTGGTTCACCGCCGAACTCGGGCGGCCGGGCCTGCCCGAGCTGGCCGCACCGGTGCTGTGCGTCGTCGGCGAGCGCGACCGCAGCACCGAGCTCTACCAGGAGCGGCACCTGGAGTGGGCCGCGTTCGGCCCGCGCGTGGAACTGGCGACCATCCCGCGCGCCGGGCACTACTTCGTCAAGCACCAGGCGCAGCGGCTCGCCGAGATCATCGGGGAGCGGGTGGCGGCGTGGCAGGCGGGGCGGGCGCCGCGGCCGCGTACCGCCGACGGCGCCGTGCACGGGGCCCGGCTGCGCCACGACCTGCGCGCCTTCTACATCGTCGCGTTCGGGCAGACCGTGTCGCTGGTCGGTTCGGCCATCGGGTCGTTCGCCCTGGGGGTATGGGCCTACCAGCGCAGTGGCCGCACCTTCGACTACGCCCTGGTGACCATGCTGGCGCTGCTGCCGACGATCGCGCTGCTGCCGGTCGGCGGGGCGCTGGCCGACCGGCTGGACCGCCGCCGGATCATGCTGGCCTGCGACGGGCTGTCGGCCTGCGTGATGCTGCTGCTGGCGGTGCTGCTGTGGCGCGACCAGCTGAGCCTGGCCGTGGTGGCGCTGGCGGCGGGCCTTGGCTCCACGATCACGGCGTTCCACCGGCCGGCCTGGCTGGCCGCGGTGGCCCAACTGGTGCCCAAGCCGTATCTCACCCAGGCCAACGCGCTGGCGCAGCTCGGCACCGGGGTCGGCATGCTGCTGGCGCCGCTGGCGGGCGGCGCGCTGATCGTCGCCGTCGGGCTGCCCGCGGTCATCGGCATCGACGTGGTGTCGTTCGCGGTGGGCCTGCTGACGCTGCTGGCGGTGCGGTTCCCGGACCGGCTGTTCCGGCGCCGCGACGAGACGTTCCCGCAGGCGCTGCTGGGCGGCTGGCGTTTCCTGGTCCGGCGCCGCCCCCTCATGATCATGATCGGGTACTTCGTACTCGTGAACTACCTGTTCACCGTCGCGCTGGTGGTCTCCACCCCGATGGTGCTGGCCTGGGGCGACGCGGGCACGCTGGGCCTGGTCACCGCCTTCAGCGGCGGCGGCGCGGCACTGGGCAGCCTGGTCATGCTGGCCTGGGGCGGCACCCGGCGGCGGGCGACCGGCATGGTCGGCTTCGTCATCGGTATGGGCCTCGGCGTCGCCCTGACGGGCCTGCGCCCGTCGGTCGTGCTGATCTGCGCCGGGGCGGTGCTGTGGTGGGGCTGCCTGAGCATCCTCAACGCCCACTGGATGGCGATGATCCAGCTCAAGGTTGGCCTGGAGTTGCAGGGCCGGGTGCTGGCCGCCAACCAGATGATGGCGGTGGCGATGACCCCCCTGGCGTTCGTGACCGCGCCCCTGATCGCCGACCGCGTCTTCGCGCCCCTGCTGGCGCCGGGCGGCGCGCTGGCCGGCAGCGTGGGGACCGTGCTCGGCGTCGGGCCGGGCCGGGGGATGGGCCTGCTGCTGGTCGCCGCCGGTCTGGCGCTGATGGTGCTGGGTGCGGCCGGGCTGCGCTACCGGCCCCTGGCGCGGATGGAGGACGCGCTGCCCAACGCGGTCACCGGCGCTGAGATCCCCGACGACCTCGACGGCGTCCAGCAGGAGGCCGACCGGGCGCTGGCGGGACAGCGGGGAGTCGCGTAA
- a CDS encoding non-ribosomal peptide synthetase — protein sequence MDAVAAGVDLIHQAFEAQVRRTPDRPAVVTGTGELTYAELDHRANRLARLLRRHGAGPGTAVGVCLTRDEWLVPSLLAVLKSGAAYVPLDPAYPAERLAFIAGDAGLRLALVGPGLSAPWLTGTVLTPGTDGLAEDGTVPPAVNAPHDAAYVIYTSGSTGRPKGVVVEHRNTVNLMRWVAGAYDADELGGAMAAASICFDFSVAEIFPPLAAGGTVILLDNTLGLLDSPVRHRVRLATGVCSALTAVLDQPLPPSVRTVVTGGERVTRALVDRIFTNPGVTRVSAAYGPTECTTYSTAYDVYRGDGTDPVPLGGPVCGAVLSVRDGQGRPVPDGDVGELWIGGPLVARGYLDRPDLTRAAFREEGGLRLYRSGDLVSRSGDRLLFHGRADDQVKVRGFRVELGEVEAALLAHPGVRHAVVLPVADGTGVGALAAYAECMPPADGAGLREHLRRTLPAHMVPDRVTVLDRIPVTATGKADRQALAALDPAGTAEAVAPRDDTEQRVWETAAAVLGHTGFGVLEPLTERGAHSLSATRICARLAAEYGTGPVPADVLAGASVADLAKLLAGGHGTGRRPAPVRHRDRTAYPLSAAQRDFLLIRELNGPAATTIGLHLRCHGSTDPQLLQAALDALAARHDVLRTRYPGPGDPAQVRPPAPVPLRLVDRATFGEQARQAVAEPFDLAGDGPHLRVLAAPADGGWELALLTDHTVFDGWSTGVLMRELAADLAALGQGLPPAAADERLQLGDLILHEQSAPQPGTHADHWREALAGSAAPHDLPGRSEADGGAGRHEVPVPADLARQAARIATAARATPASVYLAALAVVVNGLTGRVDTLLSSAYASRGGADRDEVIGPLVGMLPVRLDVAPQTPFGELAARAAAATAIGLGHTELPFEEMVAAVSRPPGTPALPVMLSVQPPDVPVRTRTGAVTVELAGELRGGGSPDVLTVLVGQTADGTRLAVEYPRARFCAADAAALADRLLRVLAAAAADPGRPVGEISLLGADELASLRYWGEQPAAAPPRTLVDAVLEQVGRRPDRVAVTAPDGDLTYAELGTVSARVAATLLAAGLRPGEIVGACLPRARLMPAVLLGVSRAGAAFLPLDPDHPVERLSYQVADGDVRFLLAHGPGAATARQIAAHHPGLHVIDTADLTGGPTPPDAPDLDDGCYVLYTSGSTGRPKGVEVSHRNLGVNLAAMRDLMRVTDTDTVLSVSPICFDVGHLGIWLPLSTGATCALVDAATAADGHLLARRLDQTGATVWFGPPTGLRLLTAAGWAGRPGLRAMSAGEALDPGLARQLHGLVGQLWNGYGPTEAAIITTAQQVRGDEQQSVPIGRPLPGYRVYVADGAGRLAPPGVLGELWIAGPAVSRRYRNRPEATAAAFGTDPFDPGQPLYRTGDLVRWLPDGRIDFVGRCDHQVKVRGHRIELGEIEAALREHPLVADACVTTAPLAGETSLVGHLVWRDRADLASVQAALAARVPSYMVPPRWVELPALPLNASGKVDRAALPAPADGDRPRLAPATAMAEFAAAIWAEVLQLPEVYAGDDFFALGGHSFSATRVTARIRDVLGCEVPVRLLFDHPVLSAFAACLEVLALESIEEPV from the coding sequence ATGGACGCTGTCGCGGCCGGGGTGGACCTGATCCACCAGGCATTCGAGGCGCAGGTGCGCCGGACGCCCGACCGCCCCGCGGTCGTGACCGGCACCGGTGAGCTGACCTATGCCGAGCTCGACCACCGTGCCAACCGGCTCGCCCGGCTGCTGCGCCGGCACGGCGCCGGACCCGGCACCGCGGTCGGGGTGTGCCTGACCCGCGACGAGTGGCTCGTCCCGTCGCTGCTGGCGGTCCTGAAGTCCGGCGCCGCCTACGTCCCGCTCGACCCGGCGTACCCGGCGGAGCGGCTCGCGTTCATCGCCGGCGACGCCGGTCTGCGCCTGGCGCTGGTCGGGCCGGGGCTGTCCGCGCCGTGGCTGACCGGCACGGTCCTGACCCCGGGCACGGACGGACTCGCCGAGGACGGCACCGTTCCGCCCGCGGTCAACGCCCCGCACGACGCCGCCTACGTCATCTACACCTCCGGCTCCACCGGCCGCCCCAAGGGCGTGGTCGTCGAGCACCGCAACACCGTGAACCTGATGCGCTGGGTCGCCGGCGCCTACGACGCCGACGAGCTCGGCGGGGCCATGGCCGCCGCGTCGATCTGCTTCGACTTCTCCGTGGCGGAGATCTTCCCGCCGCTGGCCGCCGGCGGGACCGTCATCCTGCTCGACAACACCCTCGGGCTGCTCGACTCCCCGGTCCGCCACCGCGTCCGGCTCGCCACCGGTGTGTGCTCGGCGCTGACCGCCGTCCTGGACCAGCCCCTGCCGCCGTCGGTCCGGACGGTCGTCACGGGTGGGGAACGGGTGACGCGGGCGCTGGTCGACCGGATCTTCACCAACCCGGGCGTGACCCGCGTCAGCGCCGCGTACGGCCCCACCGAGTGCACCACCTACAGCACCGCCTACGACGTGTACCGCGGCGACGGCACCGACCCGGTCCCGCTGGGCGGCCCGGTGTGCGGCGCGGTCCTGTCGGTGCGCGACGGGCAGGGCCGCCCCGTGCCCGACGGCGACGTGGGCGAGCTGTGGATCGGCGGCCCCCTCGTGGCCCGCGGCTACCTGGACCGGCCGGACCTGACCCGGGCGGCCTTCCGCGAAGAGGGCGGGCTGCGGCTGTACCGCAGCGGCGACCTCGTCAGCCGGTCCGGGGACCGGCTGCTGTTCCACGGCCGCGCCGACGACCAGGTCAAGGTGCGCGGGTTCCGGGTCGAGCTCGGCGAGGTCGAGGCCGCCCTGCTGGCCCATCCCGGCGTACGCCATGCCGTCGTCCTGCCCGTCGCCGACGGCACCGGCGTCGGCGCGCTGGCCGCCTACGCCGAGTGCATGCCGCCCGCCGACGGCGCCGGCCTGCGTGAGCACCTGCGCCGGACGCTGCCCGCGCACATGGTGCCCGACCGCGTCACCGTGCTCGACCGCATCCCGGTCACCGCCACCGGCAAGGCCGACCGGCAGGCGCTGGCCGCACTCGACCCGGCCGGGACCGCCGAGGCGGTGGCCCCGCGCGACGACACCGAGCAGCGCGTCTGGGAGACGGCCGCCGCCGTGCTCGGCCACACCGGCTTCGGCGTGCTCGAACCGCTGACCGAACGCGGCGCGCACTCGCTGAGCGCCACCCGCATCTGCGCCCGGCTGGCCGCCGAGTACGGCACCGGCCCCGTCCCCGCCGACGTGCTGGCCGGAGCGAGCGTCGCCGACCTGGCGAAACTGCTGGCAGGCGGCCACGGCACCGGGCGGCGCCCGGCCCCCGTGCGTCACCGCGACCGGACCGCGTACCCGCTCAGCGCCGCCCAGCGCGACTTCCTGCTGATCCGGGAGCTGAACGGGCCCGCCGCCACCACCATCGGCCTGCACCTGCGCTGCCACGGCAGCACCGATCCCCAGCTGCTGCAAGCCGCACTCGACGCCCTCGCGGCCCGGCACGACGTGCTGCGCACCCGCTACCCCGGCCCCGGCGACCCCGCCCAGGTGCGGCCGCCCGCGCCGGTGCCGCTGCGCCTGGTGGACCGTGCCACCTTCGGCGAGCAGGCGCGGCAGGCGGTGGCCGAGCCGTTCGACCTCGCCGGCGACGGACCCCACCTGCGCGTGCTCGCGGCACCGGCAGACGGCGGCTGGGAACTGGCCCTGCTGACCGACCACACGGTCTTCGACGGCTGGTCCACCGGCGTGCTCATGCGCGAGCTCGCCGCCGACCTGGCCGCGCTGGGCCAGGGCCTGCCGCCCGCCGCCGCCGACGAACGGCTCCAGCTCGGCGACCTCATCCTGCACGAGCAGTCGGCGCCGCAGCCCGGCACGCACGCCGACCACTGGCGCGAGGCGCTGGCCGGGTCGGCGGCGCCGCACGACCTGCCCGGCCGGTCCGAAGCCGACGGCGGCGCGGGCCGGCATGAGGTGCCCGTCCCCGCCGACCTGGCCCGCCAGGCAGCCCGCATCGCCACGGCCGCGCGGGCCACCCCGGCCTCGGTGTACCTCGCCGCGCTCGCCGTCGTCGTGAACGGTCTCACCGGCCGGGTCGACACGCTGCTCAGCAGCGCGTACGCCAGCCGGGGCGGCGCCGACCGCGACGAGGTGATCGGCCCGCTGGTCGGCATGCTGCCGGTCCGGCTCGACGTGGCCCCGCAGACGCCGTTCGGTGAGCTGGCCGCCCGCGCCGCGGCCGCCACCGCGATCGGCCTGGGACACACCGAGCTGCCGTTCGAGGAGATGGTCGCGGCGGTGTCCCGCCCGCCGGGCACCCCGGCGCTGCCGGTGATGCTGAGCGTGCAGCCGCCTGACGTCCCCGTACGCACCCGGACCGGTGCCGTGACCGTCGAACTGGCCGGGGAACTGCGCGGCGGCGGCAGCCCGGACGTGCTGACGGTCCTGGTCGGACAGACCGCCGACGGCACCCGCCTGGCGGTGGAGTACCCGCGGGCCAGGTTCTGCGCCGCCGACGCGGCCGCGCTGGCCGACCGGCTGCTGCGCGTGCTGGCCGCGGCCGCCGCCGACCCCGGCCGCCCGGTCGGCGAGATCAGCCTGCTCGGCGCCGACGAGCTGGCCAGCCTGCGGTACTGGGGTGAGCAGCCCGCCGCCGCGCCGCCGCGCACGCTCGTCGACGCCGTGCTCGAACAGGTCGGGCGGCGACCCGACCGGGTCGCGGTGACCGCCCCCGACGGCGACCTCACCTACGCCGAGCTGGGCACCGTGTCGGCCCGGGTCGCCGCGACCCTGCTCGCGGCCGGGCTGCGGCCCGGCGAGATCGTCGGCGCCTGCCTGCCCCGGGCCCGGCTGATGCCCGCGGTGCTGCTCGGCGTGTCCCGGGCGGGCGCGGCGTTCCTGCCGCTCGATCCCGACCACCCGGTCGAGCGCCTGTCCTACCAGGTCGCCGACGGCGACGTACGCTTCCTGCTCGCCCACGGCCCCGGCGCCGCCACCGCCCGCCAGATCGCCGCCCACCACCCGGGCCTGCACGTCATCGACACCGCCGACCTGACCGGCGGCCCCACCCCGCCCGACGCCCCGGACCTCGACGACGGCTGCTACGTCCTCTACACCTCCGGGTCCACCGGCCGCCCCAAGGGCGTGGAGGTCAGCCACCGCAACCTCGGCGTCAACCTGGCCGCCATGCGCGACCTCATGCGGGTCACCGACACCGACACCGTGCTGTCGGTGTCGCCGATCTGCTTCGACGTCGGCCACCTGGGCATCTGGCTGCCGCTGTCGACCGGTGCGACGTGCGCGCTGGTCGACGCCGCCACCGCCGCCGACGGCCACCTGCTCGCCCGGCGCCTGGACCAGACCGGCGCCACCGTCTGGTTCGGGCCGCCCACCGGCCTGCGGCTGCTCACCGCCGCCGGGTGGGCGGGCCGACCCGGCCTGCGCGCCATGTCGGCCGGGGAGGCCCTCGACCCGGGCCTGGCCCGGCAGCTGCACGGCCTGGTGGGCCAGCTGTGGAACGGGTACGGCCCCACCGAGGCGGCGATCATCACCACCGCGCAGCAGGTGCGCGGCGACGAGCAGCAGTCCGTCCCGATCGGACGGCCGCTGCCCGGCTACCGCGTCTACGTCGCCGACGGCGCCGGACGCCTCGCCCCGCCCGGGGTGCTGGGCGAGCTGTGGATCGCCGGACCGGCCGTCTCCCGCCGCTACCGCAACCGGCCCGAGGCCACCGCGGCCGCGTTCGGCACCGACCCGTTCGATCCCGGGCAGCCCCTCTACCGCACCGGCGACCTCGTCCGCTGGCTGCCCGACGGCCGGATCGACTTCGTCGGGCGCTGCGACCACCAGGTCAAGGTCCGCGGCCACCGCATCGAACTCGGCGAGATCGAGGCCGCGCTGCGCGAGCACCCCCTGGTAGCCGACGCCTGCGTCACCACCGCGCCGCTGGCGGGCGAGACCAGCCTCGTCGGTCATCTCGTGTGGCGCGACCGCGCCGATCTCGCGTCGGTGCAGGCCGCGCTCGCGGCGCGGGTGCCGTCGTACATGGTGCCGCCGCGGTGGGTGGAGCTGCCCGCCCTGCCGCTCAACGCCAGCGGCAAGGTCGACCGCGCGGCGCTGCCCGCCCCGGCCGACGGCGACCGGCCGCGGCTCGCCCCGGCCACCGCGATGGCGGAGTTCGCCGCCGCGATCTGGGCCGAGGTGCTGCAACTGCCCGAGGTGTACGCCGGGGACGACTTCTTCGCCCTGGGCGGCCACTCGTTCTCCGCCACCCGGGTCACCGCCCGCATCCGCGACGTCCTCGGCTGCGAGGTGCCGGTGCGGCTGCTGTTCGACCATCCCGTCCTGTCCGCGTTCGCCGCCTGCCTGGAAGTGCTGGCCCTGGAATCGATCGAGGAGCCGGTGTGA